Genomic DNA from Sardina pilchardus chromosome 4, fSarPil1.1, whole genome shotgun sequence:
ttctcccagactctgaacttcaggttgctcaggtgctttgccacattgatcagagctcctgaaaccctctctggatcctgcagtgtgcactgggctctggaataacattcaggagtcagtgctgctgtgtgtttgggttcagaaccacagagaagagagagagacaggaggcagatcactcacctttccactgtgctcttgtagttctgtGAAATGGGaaagagaaaatgtgtttaaaatgattgtttctATAAATTCTGTTCAGCCTTTAATGGTGGATTCACAGATGATCAACCAATGAATTtccaacaacacacagacacacaaacaaacaaaaagagagagagacggggacaaggagagacagacacacacaaacaaacacagagacacatacagaatgtgacaCAGTCCTcagcaaaaagtgtgtgtgtgtgtgtgtgtgtgggggggggggggggggggggggttatgggctAGTGATGCAAGCCATTGAGACCAACTAACCACTAAAATTGCCAATAATGCTAGAgggcactctacacacacaataatacacacacacaaacacacacacataaactagtTCTTTTCTGATTCTTTGAAACCTATTATCTCAGAGTgatattcctttctctctagACTAGACATTACAGATGAATTAAAGCCATTATCActgctccacaccacaccaacacagagaGTAGAAGCGACTGTAGTTCGATAAAATAAGACAtaaaaaaactacaaatttcACTTGCtctgatgtcgcaatacatcatactttcataaaatcatgcaacataggctactctaccttgtctgtggacattgtttgctggataaacaaatagtgtgcgtgcgtcagaggaaaagtgctttagtgttgctttaatatcaAGACACAATGACTGGATGGTTCTTACCTGcaggaatgtgatgtcatcatcTTCCATATTctcttctatggctctgattgtgtctgaaagagatgagatctctctgctcatcttctcaatcttctccttcatcatctgactcttctgctcctcttcctccctcagtgcagctatcctggatgcctcttcatctcgtagaaactgatgaagcttctcaaactcctccttgatctgtttctctgtgtgctggGCTTGAGTCTGGAATTAGTTCAATAAGTAATGAACAACTCTGGACTGATATCTTTGAAATCTTTCAGTAGTATTTAGTTTGTGCTTGATATGAATCGGGACATGTACCTTAACATGTTCAGCTGTTTCACCACAGGTGAGTTTTGCTTTTTCAAAAGCCTTCAGCTTCTCCTTCATGGGATCTAGTTTGATTTTGAGCTCTTCCTAGaaccaagaagagagagagagagagagagagagagagagagatttttagATACAAAGCACATCCCTTCCAGAggaaaaaataacacaaattgTGTGCTTTTAAAAGTGTAGTGAGAAATGTGAGATACTATTGTctttacaaacacataaaaaaacattttccccAAATAGCTGGCTGTATTTCCTTCTGTATCACTGTGACTATTTTCAACAcgtacagttacagttacagttcatgtatttgaaatgtgaccagagagaggaaagaggactGAGGAGGAGTTTCTTTCCTCAAGCCATGAGTTTGCTGAATATAACAATTGAATAAATATTAGGCTGTGGCTTGAGCCTCTTAATTATCCAAATCCAAACTGATTTCAGTAGTGATAATCAACCATACCTTCCGGTCAGCTGCTGCTTCATCAACAGGACTGAACTGGTGACTCCTGTGGAGTTTTGAGTCTCGACACGAGTAACACACAAGCTGGTGATCATCATGACAAAACAGCCTGAGCTGGTCACCATGGAGACCACACAGTGCTCCTCTCTGACTTCTCTCCTGTAAGAACACCTCACACAGGTTTCTTAACGCCAGGTTAGTTAGTGGACGTTCCTTTGATGACCTCCTCCTGCAGACTGGACATTCTCTGGATGGTTTAGTTTCCCAGAACTGCTTCAGACAGACTTTACAGAAGCTGTGAGTACATGTTAGAATGACAGGGTCCTTGTAGATCTCAGTGCACACAGGACAAGAGAACTCTTCTTGCAGCTTTGAAGCCATTTCCCAAGATGTTGTAAGTGTCCCCCGAGCAAACTTCCCTCCAGTtgctctctcactgtcactgacttactttcactttcaggaGGCTGGAAATCAAGTCACTCTCCAAATCCTCTGGGTGTTTTAACTTACATCTGCAAGCATGGTTACCTCTCCAACTACTTTTTGAACATAACTATGTCCAGttagattgtttttgtttagttcAATTCGCTGTAGAGGTgtagcagagagcagagcagccgTCTGTACCTGAGATTCACTTCCCTCTTCCTGAGTCAGAGGGAGGGATCTGAAGGAGCTGCAAGCTGATTGGTTACATaaatttaaccactagatggcagcatttaTAGTGAGGTTCAGCTATGGGTCTTCTAGGAAAGTGACTACAGAACATGTGATGAGCATATCTGCAGAATCAGTGTTAGAAATGCATCCCCAAGTTCTaagcattttttttacagttta
This window encodes:
- the LOC134079137 gene encoding nuclear factor 7, brain-like, which produces MASKLQEEFSCPVCTEIYKDPVILTCTHSFCKVCLKQFWETKPSRECPVCRRRSSKERPLTNLALRNLCEVFLQERSQRGALCGLHGDQLRLFCHDDHQLVCYSCRDSKLHRSHQFSPVDEAAADRKEELKIKLDPMKEKLKAFEKAKLTCGETAEHVKTQAQHTEKQIKEEFEKLHQFLRDEEASRIAALREEEEQKSQMMKEKIEKMSREISSLSDTIRAIEENMEDDDITFLQNYKSTVERAQCTLQDPERVSGALINVAKHLGNLKFRVWEKMQETVHYTPVTLDPNTAHPQLILSEDLTSVRWGDERQQLPDNSERFDSTASVLGSEGFNSGTHCWDVEVGENTRWYVGVMTESHQRKGDYSSVSGYWCVGYNGAVYRAYAAPHASTLLTVQQKLQRIRVQLDWDRGKLTFSDPDNNTHLHTLTHTFTERLFPYFNGAKISPLRVVPVKVSVSVEQPS